A section of the bacterium SCSIO 12696 genome encodes:
- a CDS encoding glycosyltransferase, with protein sequence MTTLGLILLGVHFLLLLFLSFTGIHRLSLIFRWLKYRKNLSITEEKFQQLPKITVQVPLYNERFVARRVVDVMSAIDYPSELLQIQIVDDSDDDTSDIIAERVAFHRERGVNIEHVQRENRHGFKAGALADAMGSASGEFIAIFDADFVPNPSVLYDTVHQFTNPKVAMVQLRWGHLNLNDSHLTRVQGVALDAHFSLEQWVRCTTGALFNFNGTAGVWRKAAIIDAGNWSADTLTEDLDLSYRAQLKGWQLRYLPHIECPGELPADMNAFKSQQHRWAKGAIEVMRKLLGSVWRAPLSLGTKLESTFHLANNMAYLVMMIDTVFLLVPSLLIRQHLDIGYTFWVDTPMLLLSTGGHLAYFLFGQVVLGRSPWFAISKAPAMLLLGIQLSFNNARAAAEALLNQRSPFVRTPKEGDGESTTGDNVKKRYRAVMPKGTAMELLLGVVYGGVLVWALAQQLWLALPFLLLLHIGFLSTAISSIRAAAQRVA encoded by the coding sequence TTGACCACTCTTGGCCTGATCCTGCTGGGCGTACATTTTCTGTTGCTGCTGTTTTTAAGCTTTACAGGAATTCATCGCCTGTCTTTGATTTTTCGCTGGTTGAAGTACCGTAAAAATTTATCGATAACTGAAGAAAAGTTTCAGCAGCTTCCTAAAATTACTGTGCAGGTGCCACTTTACAATGAACGTTTTGTGGCGCGACGGGTGGTGGATGTTATGTCCGCCATTGATTACCCATCGGAGCTCTTGCAAATACAGATCGTCGATGATTCTGACGATGACACCAGCGATATTATTGCCGAGCGCGTGGCTTTTCATCGTGAACGCGGTGTCAACATAGAGCATGTGCAGCGGGAAAATAGGCACGGTTTTAAAGCCGGGGCGCTGGCGGATGCTATGGGGTCTGCCAGCGGTGAATTTATTGCCATTTTTGATGCGGATTTTGTGCCTAATCCGTCGGTTTTGTACGACACGGTTCACCAGTTTACCAACCCCAAGGTGGCTATGGTGCAACTGCGCTGGGGGCACCTCAACCTCAACGATTCTCACCTGACTCGCGTCCAGGGCGTGGCTCTGGATGCGCACTTCAGCCTTGAACAATGGGTGCGCTGCACAACCGGTGCGTTGTTTAACTTTAATGGCACCGCCGGGGTTTGGCGCAAGGCGGCTATTATCGATGCCGGTAACTGGAGTGCCGACACCCTGACTGAAGATCTGGACTTGAGTTATCGCGCTCAGCTAAAAGGCTGGCAGTTGCGTTACCTACCCCACATTGAATGCCCCGGCGAATTGCCAGCGGACATGAACGCCTTTAAAAGCCAGCAACACCGCTGGGCCAAAGGTGCCATAGAAGTGATGCGTAAATTACTGGGGTCTGTGTGGCGGGCACCGCTGAGTCTGGGTACCAAACTGGAATCCACCTTTCACCTGGCCAACAATATGGCCTACCTGGTGATGATGATTGATACGGTATTTTTGCTGGTGCCCAGTTTGTTGATACGGCAACACCTGGATATCGGGTATACCTTCTGGGTGGATACACCCATGCTGTTACTGTCTACCGGCGGACATCTGGCCTACTTTCTGTTTGGTCAGGTCGTTCTTGGGCGTTCTCCCTGGTTTGCCATTTCCAAGGCGCCAGCCATGCTGTTGCTTGGCATTCAACTCTCCTTTAATAACGCACGGGCGGCTGCAGAAGCCTTGTTAAACCAACGCAGCCCCTTTGTTCGCACCCCTAAGGAAGGCGATGGCGAATCGACCACTGGTGACAACGTCAAAAAGCGCTATCGAGCAGTGATGCCAAAAGGTACCGCAATGGAACTGTTGTTGGGCGTGGTATATGGCGGTGTTTTGGTCTGGGCTTTGGCTCAGCAGCTGTGGTTGGCGCTGCCGTTCTTGTTGTTACTGCACATCGGTTTTCTCAGTACCGCTATCAGCAGTATTCGGGCCGCTGCGCAACGGGTTGCGTAG